A genomic segment from Nodularia sphaerocarpa UHCC 0038 encodes:
- the hetR gene encoding heterocyst differentiation master regulator HetR, which yields MSNDIDLIKRLSPSAMDQIMLYLAFSAMRTSGHRHGAFLDAAATAAKCAIYMTYLEQGQNLRMTGHLHHLEPKRVKIIVEEVRQALTEGKLLKMLGSQEPRYLIQLPYVWMEKFPWQPGRSRVPGTNLTSEEKRQIEHKLPSNLPDAQLTTSFEFLDLIEFLHKRSQEVLPPEHQMPLSEALAEHIKRRLLYSGTVTRIDSPWGMPFYALTRPFYAPADDQERTYIMVEDTARYFRMMKDWAERRPNTMRALEELDIPAERWEQAMAELDEIIRAWADRYHQSGGIPMILQMVFGRKED from the coding sequence ATGAGTAACGACATAGATCTGATCAAGCGTCTTAGCCCCAGTGCGATGGATCAGATCATGCTTTATCTGGCTTTTAGTGCCATGCGGACGAGTGGGCATAGGCATGGAGCATTCTTAGATGCAGCCGCAACCGCAGCTAAGTGTGCGATATACATGACCTATCTAGAGCAAGGGCAAAATCTGCGGATGACCGGTCACTTGCATCACCTAGAGCCAAAACGAGTAAAAATCATTGTAGAGGAAGTCAGACAGGCGCTGACAGAAGGCAAATTGTTGAAGATGCTAGGTTCTCAAGAACCCCGCTATCTGATTCAGTTACCTTATGTCTGGATGGAAAAGTTTCCTTGGCAACCAGGAAGATCCCGTGTTCCTGGGACAAATTTGACCAGTGAAGAAAAAAGACAAATCGAGCATAAACTCCCCAGTAATCTGCCGGATGCTCAATTGACAACTTCTTTTGAGTTTCTCGATTTGATTGAATTTCTGCACAAGCGATCGCAAGAAGTTTTGCCACCTGAGCATCAAATGCCTTTGAGCGAAGCTCTAGCAGAACATATCAAGCGGCGGCTACTCTACTCCGGTACAGTAACGCGGATTGATTCTCCTTGGGGAATGCCCTTCTACGCTCTTACCCGTCCTTTTTATGCGCCAGCCGACGATCAAGAGCGGACTTACATCATGGTAGAAGATACTGCCCGGTATTTCCGAATGATGAAAGATTGGGCAGAACGGCGACCAAATACCATGCGAGCCTTAGAAGAGCTTGATATCCCCGCAGAACGATGGGAGCAAGCTATGGCAGAATTAGATGAAATAATTCGCGCTTGGGCCGATAGATATCATCAAAGCGGTGGTATTCCGATGATTTTGCAGATGGTCTTTGGTAGAAAAGAAGACTAA
- a CDS encoding CHAD domain-containing protein, with translation MTLTIKPPVKSLKDYAYQAIQRHFKKTLKWEKSVKKDEDPEALHQMRVGMRRLRTAISRFDLVLNLPQSASDKKIGKIARCLGNLRDIDVLKETLETHYQPHLPHKEQKVLQTAFDALEKQRQKALSKTQTTLQSETYKSLKQALADWLEQPIYQPLAYLPIQQVLPDLLLPEVSSFFLHPGWLVGTNIVDSEVKICTNWQADNIEPELTNQGESIHNLRKQAKGVRYQMELFKDLYGESYANYVAEVKSIQDILGNMQDSVVMREWLADVFKSEIDAELPTMATLFQENREQLWQQWQPLQERYFQAEHRHNFHLTILNPMPTAIS, from the coding sequence ATGACATTGACAATAAAACCCCCAGTTAAAAGTCTCAAAGACTACGCTTACCAGGCAATTCAACGACATTTCAAGAAAACTTTGAAATGGGAGAAATCAGTTAAGAAAGATGAAGACCCCGAAGCATTGCATCAAATGCGAGTCGGAATGCGTCGCCTACGCACCGCAATTAGTAGGTTTGATTTAGTCCTAAATTTACCGCAGTCAGCCAGTGATAAAAAAATAGGTAAAATTGCTCGTTGTCTTGGCAATCTCAGAGATATAGATGTACTCAAAGAAACCTTAGAAACCCATTACCAACCACATTTACCTCACAAAGAACAAAAAGTTCTGCAAACAGCTTTTGATGCTTTAGAGAAACAACGCCAAAAGGCATTATCGAAGACGCAGACCACATTACAAAGTGAAACTTACAAATCTCTTAAGCAAGCATTAGCAGATTGGTTAGAGCAACCCATTTATCAGCCTTTGGCATATCTACCAATTCAACAAGTGCTACCGGATTTACTTTTACCTGAAGTCAGTAGTTTTTTTCTCCATCCTGGGTGGCTAGTGGGAACTAATATTGTAGATTCCGAGGTGAAAATTTGCACAAACTGGCAAGCAGACAACATAGAACCAGAATTGACAAATCAAGGCGAAAGCATTCATAATTTACGCAAACAAGCCAAAGGCGTGCGTTACCAAATGGAGTTATTTAAAGACTTATATGGAGAGTCTTACGCCAATTATGTCGCCGAAGTCAAAAGCATCCAAGACATATTAGGAAATATGCAAGATAGTGTAGTTATGCGGGAGTGGCTTGCAGATGTATTCAAGTCAGAAATTGATGCTGAACTGCCAACAATGGCTACTTTATTCCAAGAAAATCGGGAGCAATTGTGGCAGCAATGGCAACCTTTACAAGAGCGCTATTTCCAAGCTGAACACCGACACAATTTTCATTTAACAATACTAAATCCCATGCCCACAGCTATTTCTTAA
- a CDS encoding GxxExxY protein, with amino-acid sequence MDLKYQDITQKIIGASFEVHKFLGNGFQEVIYQRALAYELHQAGLTFAREIEQQIYYKNLPEPIGTRRADFVVEEKVLVELKAVIQLEDVHLAQTLNYLKVYKLEVGLLINFGSKSLTFKRLVLSNK; translated from the coding sequence ATGGACTTAAAATACCAAGACATCACCCAAAAAATTATCGGCGCATCCTTTGAAGTCCATAAATTTCTAGGTAACGGCTTTCAAGAAGTAATTTATCAACGCGCCCTTGCCTACGAACTCCATCAAGCAGGATTAACCTTTGCCAGAGAAATTGAACAACAAATCTATTACAAAAACCTACCCGAACCAATTGGTACACGCCGCGCCGATTTTGTGGTTGAAGAAAAAGTATTAGTTGAACTCAAAGCAGTAATCCAACTCGAAGATGTACACCTAGCCCAAACATTAAACTATCTCAAAGTATATAAACTCGAAGTTGGATTATTGATTAACTTTGGAAGTAAGAGTTTGACATTTAAGAGATTAGTATTAAGTAACAAATAA
- the argJ gene encoding bifunctional ornithine acetyltransferase/N-acetylglutamate synthase, which translates to MADWQEITGGITAPRGYQAAGITAGLKASGLPDLALIWSDVEAIAAGVFTTSQVKAACVDYCRQRLQAKHSARAILCNAGQANASTGMQGVRDTEETAEILARELNISPESILLASTGVIGQRIKMDALRSGIPKVVAALSETGSDAAAGAIITTDLVIKSIALETTIGDRPVRIGGISKGSGMIHPNMATMLAFVTCDAAVSSHLWQQMLTRAADQSFNAITVDGDTSTNDSLIALANGQSRTPAITEMGPEAEKLEAMLTAVCQHLAKAIARDGEGATCLIEVQVTGAYDQVSARQIAKTIAGSSLVKSAIFGRDPNWGRIAAAAGRASVNFEQDNLQIKLGDFLLLENGQPVPFDRAAASAYLKQTAADSSLSPDLIASNNSNDLSGDRRMIKSQRVDNPVIIAVNIGNGHGYGKAWGCDLSYDYVKINAEYTT; encoded by the coding sequence ATGGCAGATTGGCAAGAAATCACTGGTGGTATTACAGCACCAAGGGGTTATCAGGCGGCGGGAATCACCGCAGGACTGAAGGCTTCGGGTTTGCCTGATTTAGCTTTGATATGGTCAGATGTAGAGGCGATCGCAGCTGGTGTATTTACCACTAGTCAAGTCAAAGCCGCCTGTGTAGATTATTGTCGTCAACGCTTGCAAGCAAAACACAGCGCCCGTGCAATTCTCTGCAATGCTGGTCAAGCAAATGCTTCCACAGGGATGCAAGGTGTACGTGATACCGAAGAAACAGCCGAAATATTAGCGCGGGAGTTGAATATTTCCCCGGAATCGATTTTGCTGGCTTCTACGGGCGTAATTGGTCAACGGATCAAGATGGATGCTCTACGCAGTGGGATTCCCAAGGTAGTAGCTGCACTTTCGGAAACCGGTTCAGATGCAGCAGCCGGGGCAATTATTACCACAGATTTGGTGATAAAATCTATTGCTTTAGAAACAACGATAGGCGATCGCCCGGTGCGAATTGGTGGTATTTCCAAAGGTTCGGGGATGATTCACCCCAACATGGCTACTATGTTAGCATTTGTGACTTGCGATGCAGCAGTTTCATCTCATTTGTGGCAACAAATGTTAACTAGGGCTGCTGATCAAAGTTTTAATGCCATTACCGTGGATGGTGATACCAGCACCAACGATAGTTTAATTGCATTGGCTAATGGTCAATCTCGCACCCCAGCAATTACCGAAATGGGGCCAGAAGCCGAGAAATTAGAAGCCATGTTAACAGCAGTATGTCAGCATTTAGCTAAGGCGATCGCACGTGATGGCGAAGGTGCAACCTGCTTAATTGAAGTGCAAGTCACTGGCGCGTATGACCAAGTTTCCGCCCGTCAAATTGCCAAAACCATTGCGGGTTCCTCTCTAGTTAAATCTGCAATTTTTGGACGCGACCCCAATTGGGGACGTATCGCCGCCGCCGCCGGACGTGCAAGTGTGAATTTTGAACAAGACAACCTGCAAATAAAATTAGGCGATTTCTTATTATTAGAAAATGGTCAACCAGTCCCATTTGATCGTGCAGCAGCCAGTGCATATTTAAAACAAACTGCGGCTGATTCTTCTTTATCTCCAGACTTGATTGCTAGTAACAATAGTAATGATTTATCTGGGGATAGACGCATGATTAAAAGTCAACGAGTCGATAATCCAGTGATTATTGCAGTTAACATTGGTAATGGTCATGGTTATGGTAAAGCTTGGGGTTGTGATTTGAGTTATGACTATGTGAAAATTAACGCGGAATATACTACTTGA